Below is a window of Lacrimispora xylanolytica DNA.
AGATACCGCAGCATTTTAGCGGATCGTTATATAAGGAGGAAATGGTTATGTTATTAGCAACAGGCGGCAGCATGGGCATGGGATTCTGGATTCTTTACATCGCAGTAATCTTTGGCTTTATGTACTTTATCGCAATCAGACCACAGAAGAAAGAGAAGAAGAGACAGCAGGATATGCTTTCCAGTATTGCCGTAGGTGACAGCGTACTAACATCCAGCGGATTTTATGGTGTAATCATCGATATGACAGAAGATACTGTAATTGTTGAATTCGGAAACAATAAAAACTGCAGAATACCTATGCAGAAGTCAGCAGTCGTTGAGATTGAAAAGCCAGAAGCTTAAGAAAATCAGGGCGTTCGGAAGAAGAATATCTTTTTCCGGGCGTTTTTTATTAGAAGCAGATCGTATAAGCAGTTAGGAGAAGTAATGAGGGGAATTTATGAAAATTAGAGAATACCAGGAACGTGATATCTTAGAAATAATAAAACTCTTTTATGAAACCGTTCATACAATCAATGTAAAGGATTATACGATAGAGCAGGTAAATGCCTGGGCGTCGGGAAAAACGGATTCTAACAAATGGAATGGTTCTTTCTTAGAGAATTACACTCTGGTTGCTGAAGATGATGGAGTTATTGTTGGTTTTGCAGACATGGATAAAGATGGCTACCTAGA
It encodes the following:
- a CDS encoding GNAT family N-acetyltransferase; this encodes MKIREYQERDILEIIKLFYETVHTINVKDYTIEQVNAWASGKTDSNKWNGSFLENYTLVAEDDGVIVGFADMDKDGYLDRLFVHKDHQGQGIATALCDRLEAHRAGSRFTTHASITAKPFFESRGYQVIKEQIILRNGVTLKNYVMEKRSPTFKV
- the yajC gene encoding preprotein translocase subunit YajC, with amino-acid sequence MLLATGGSMGMGFWILYIAVIFGFMYFIAIRPQKKEKKRQQDMLSSIAVGDSVLTSSGFYGVIIDMTEDTVIVEFGNNKNCRIPMQKSAVVEIEKPEA